The Aquipuribacter hungaricus sequence CCCCCACCACTGGAGCAGCCCCATGACCGCCAGCCCCCACGCCCTCGAGATCGCCACCGCCGCGGCCGAGGCCGCCGCCGACAAGCTCGCCACCGACGTCGTCGCCCTCGACGTGAGCGGCCAGCTCGTTATCACCGACGTCTTCGTCGTGGCCTCGGCCCCCAACGACCGCCAGGTCCGCGCCATCGTCGACGGCATCGAGGACCGGCTCCGCGAGCTCGGCGCCAAGCCGGTCCGCCGCGAGGGCGAGAAGGACGGCCGCTGGGTCCTGCTCGACTACGCCGACGTCGTCGTCCACGTCCAGCACAGCGACGAGCGCCAGTACTACTCCCTCGAGCGGCTGTGGAAGGACTGCCCGGTGATCCAGCTG is a genomic window containing:
- the rsfS gene encoding ribosome silencing factor — translated: MTASPHALEIATAAAEAAADKLATDVVALDVSGQLVITDVFVVASAPNDRQVRAIVDGIEDRLRELGAKPVRREGEKDGRWVLLDYADVVVHVQHSDERQYYSLERLWKDCPVIQLPEHARGRRPEDEGRDEADRPTDLDALA